In Formosa haliotis, the sequence CTTAAAACCCGCTACTTTTCATATACAAGACCGTCAGACTGTCTAATAACTATTGCTTTTTTAGTTACATTTTTTAGAAGTTCTCAAGTAATTTCCAGGTGATTTTTGTATCTTTTAGTTATGAAATTCATACCTGGAAAAGACCGAAAACAGACCTGCCTTTTTCCTGTTTCTCTTGATGATTCAATAGATTCCGAGAATAGCGTAAGGTCTATAGATCAATTTGTAGATTCACTTAACCTTGCAGAACTAGGATTCCGTTCAGACTTTACCGAAAACGGTCCTCCGGCCTATAACCCAGCTGTTCTTCTCAAACTTTACATCTACGGATACATGAACCGTATTCGTTCTTCAAGACAATTAGAAAAAGAATGCAGGCGTAACATTGAAGTCATGTGGCTGCTCGAATCGCTAGCTCCCGATCACAACACCATCAGCAATTTCAGAAAAGATAATGCAAAGGCTATTAAAAAAGTGTTCTTTGCTACCGTGCAAATGGCACGTAATTTTGGGCTTATAGGGGCTACACTTATTGCTGGAGACAGTACTAAGTTTAGAGCTCAGAATAGTAAGAAAAACAATTTTAATAAGAAGAAAATACAGCGCCACATAGATTATATTGACAATAAATTAGAACAATACAACAAAGCTCTTGAACAAAGTGATAGTGAAAATGAAAAAGAGGTAATTAAGAAAGATATTGATAAGCATCAAGGTCGCAGAAAAGAATACGAAAAACTAAATGCACAGTTGAAGGCTTCGGGAGAACCACAAATTTCTACCTCTGATCCCGATAGCAAGCATTTAATTGTGCGTAACAATATTACTGAAGTTGCTTACTGTGTACAATCTACTGTAGACGCAGATCACAATATTCCGTTCGACTACTTGGTTACCAATAAAAACGACTCCAAGGCTATGGGACAGATGTTACAGAGAGCTAAAACTATTTTAGGAACGAACACCTTTACGGCGCTCTATGACAAAGGATATCATACGGGAAGTGAATTTAAAACTGCTAATAAACTAGGTATTAAAACCCTTGTTGCTATCCCTGGAATAGGAAGAGCATCGCAAGCTCCAGATCCTAACTATAACTCAGAACATTTTAAATATAATAAAGAACACGACACCTATACTTGCCCACAAGGAAACATACTTAAAAGTAATGGCAGTACTTATAAAGGGCGTAATTATCGTTTCAAACAATACAAAACAAACAAATGTAAAGCTTGCCCCGCAAGAGCATTATGCACAACGTCTAAAGCAAATGGAAAAGTAGTACAACGCAGTGAATTCCATAAATATATTGAAGCCAACGCAAAGAGCGTATTGCAAAATCCTGATGCTTATAAAAAACGCCAAGCCATTGTAGAGCATCCTTACGGAACCATAAAACGCCAGTGGAGTTTTGATCATATTATGACTAAAAAAACGATGCAACGCGCTAGTGCAGATGTAGGGTTTATGTTTATTGCATATAACTTAAAAAGAATTTGGAATATCATTAGAAAAACGAATACACCTCGTGTTCAAGATCACTGGTCTTTAATTAGGCTTATAACAACTGTTCTAACAGGTTTTGAAGAAGCTTACAAACAAAATTCAAAATATAGAATCTTAGCTCCCATCTAATAGAAAAAACTGTATTTTAGTAGAAATATATAAAATTGCAGTCGGTTATTAGACGGACTGCCGTTGGCTACAATTTGAACACACAGCACTAATTAAAGATTTGAACTATGAATAAAATTTGGATAATAATAATTGGAATCGCAATTTTCTTGATAATTAATCTTCTCTACTATAAAAGTATGAAAGGTTATGTGAAAGAATCTTTTGGAAAAAAATGGTTAAATATATGGGGAAACAAAGTTTGGTTCTGGCAAAGCTCAATTTTTGTTAGTACTGGAGGAACAGTTTTAATAATGTATCTTTTAAAATTGTCAAATGTTTTGACCTTTTAGAAATCTAAAAATAAAACGGATTATTTTATGCTTAAACTGACTTCAAAACAGTTACGGAATTGATAAAGTTTGAGAAAAAAACTGACCGATAAAAACCCGGAATCGGACTTCAATACTGATTTGCCAATGTTTATCTGTGAATTTAAATCAAAACGGAATTAAAAATAAAAACTGTAGCCAACACCGTATAAAAAAAATTGCTAGATTTAGCTAAACCAATGTCAGTTGCTCGTTTGCTAGCTTCTGATTTTCCTTCGGAAAATCCTCGCGCACAAACACGCAACTTTCCTTATACAAACACGTTGCGTTTAATATGAATGACTTTCGGTCATCCCCCAAACTTTGCGGCTTGCTACGAGGTTTTTTTTGATTTATAAAAATCAGTTGATTTAAAAACGAGTTAAGGAGAATTTCAAATCGCAAACTGTGCGCTAGAAATCGTTGAGAGCGCGCTCTCAAAACGTTTGCAACGTTAAACAGTTTGTTTTAAGTTATTGAAAAAAAATGAGAAAGTCAAGTTTTTGGTGTTATTTAACACCGCCAATGATCTGATAACAAGATGTTTGTAGTCGGCTATATCAATGGCTTAAGATTTTTATAAATTTT encodes:
- a CDS encoding IS1182 family transposase, which encodes MKFIPGKDRKQTCLFPVSLDDSIDSENSVRSIDQFVDSLNLAELGFRSDFTENGPPAYNPAVLLKLYIYGYMNRIRSSRQLEKECRRNIEVMWLLESLAPDHNTISNFRKDNAKAIKKVFFATVQMARNFGLIGATLIAGDSTKFRAQNSKKNNFNKKKIQRHIDYIDNKLEQYNKALEQSDSENEKEVIKKDIDKHQGRRKEYEKLNAQLKASGEPQISTSDPDSKHLIVRNNITEVAYCVQSTVDADHNIPFDYLVTNKNDSKAMGQMLQRAKTILGTNTFTALYDKGYHTGSEFKTANKLGIKTLVAIPGIGRASQAPDPNYNSEHFKYNKEHDTYTCPQGNILKSNGSTYKGRNYRFKQYKTNKCKACPARALCTTSKANGKVVQRSEFHKYIEANAKSVLQNPDAYKKRQAIVEHPYGTIKRQWSFDHIMTKKTMQRASADVGFMFIAYNLKRIWNIIRKTNTPRVQDHWSLIRLITTVLTGFEEAYKQNSKYRILAPI